In the Rhododendron vialii isolate Sample 1 chromosome 2a, ASM3025357v1 genome, CTCTGGAAAGATCcacatttcttcatttttcatccctttaagaaaaatgaagacatcaaccccaccaaagctacccatcatggattGAACCCAGAACATTACCAGCTTGCTTTTTAAGAGCTCTAGCAACTCCAGTTAAAAGGtctgattgagcccacaacctctcagtgggcatgtgaagcattttttgtaaataaaaggacagagcagataagaggaaagcttcgcctaGTTTTCAATTACCAACCTCTGAATCATTttctgcaggataacaaattctctcttcctcaaagaagtgttctttttgcaaacttgcctaaagctcaaattttctcaaagtttgacttgaaagcaggtttctggcagctgggcatccatacagatgatcgtcccaaaactggtttttgcattccagatcaccattttcagtggtcagtcatgccttttgggttgaaaacagctccatctttatttcaaaaggccatgattagAATATTTGCTCCcattctatcctcagccctcGTCTATATTGATGATATCCTACTCTTTTCCCTAGATATAGAGTCTCATGCTAttctactacaaatttttcattccctagtccaaacccatggtatcatgctctcagagaaaaaaatgtttcttgctcaaccCGAAATTGagtttttagggatgcatatctctaaaggtcaatatgcccaccaacctcatatagcctcccaacttgactattttccagatgaaaatctcacagtcaaacaagttcaaaagttccttggaattgttaactatattgCTAATTTCATTCCCAACCTTTCCCAATACCGTACTCccctctcagctctactaaagaaaatccCTCCTCCTTGGacagccctttgtaccaaagctgtaaaagacctcaaagctaTAGctaaaactcttcctccattaaccataccttcagatagAAAGTGAGTCCTTTaaacagatgcctctgatctatattggggagcagttcttgtggaaaaaaattcagatcaaaagcgcagaatttatGGATACAAGAGTGatgcattctctccagcagaacttcattaccaatctacttacaaagaaattctggcaattaaaaggagcattgagaagtttgaatttcatctaattggtcatcattttctaattgagactgatatgatgagtttccccagcatgctcaagttcaaacagaagcaccttctaaaggcacagttactcagatgggcaaattggttttccaattggagttttgatgttgttcacataaatggaaaaacaaatgtcctccctgattttctatcaaggctcaaaaaagaaatcaaccaattttcaaaaacaaaaccacatccctTTGTTCTTGGTTGTTTTCCAATGATTTCCTATTTCCACCCAGTTAAtcttcctgtccaccttcagtgtcaaattttggagttaacccttcttttcaggtgtgtccaaatgtgtcaaaaccttcaacatctctgtattttcaagtatggtcttgatgaaggtcccataaaaggtttACCTTTCCACCCTGCCTAtccctttctcacccagtttgaagtgtcttaccacaatgtcttttatttcaaaaaaaaagtctatCTCCTTTTATagtatttagtcgatgtgtatactataagtgtctgttttaataaatcagtaGTCTTGGTTTATCTGGCTTATGCAGCGTTCAATCAAGTCCATCCTCCAGAagaattctttttgaaatttcttttgctcttcGGAAGCATATCCTACTGGCAATAGAAGATCAGACAAATCCCCAATAGTGCAGGCagagatctccaatttgctttttggacaagtcgcaACAATAGGAGTCATCCCAATTCAGACGCTTCTATCACTTGGCAgcaggagtatcacactatatttctCTCTGCATATCAAGAATCGCAGACCATCCAGAGcgacagtggaaattatcttgtcatgactcaaacactgtgttccctcaatggattgacacctgtaGAAGTCCCCTCATCTttcctccattatgaatctgcaaattagaaattcaatgatacttatccggaagaatggcgccaaaatatctgCTATCTTTTAGAACAAtattacttgactgacagaaCTGAAGACTATTCTGGAAGCAGTGGTTCAGACAATCCCGAATTACATCCCTGTGTTCAAGCTAGCCGTCTCTTTTGTATGGTGCCCTCTTTCCCTTTCCAAGAGAGGGTAATATTATTGGAGTTTACTGTTGTACTATTGTAAAAAGTATTAATAGGTGTGATGTGTAACGTAGTAAATGTAACGGTCTTTTAAGAAGGGGTGAAAGTCTTGTGAATAATAAAAACCAATAATATGTGCGTAGCATAGTAAAAACCAATGATATGGTTTGTTTAGACTTTTAGTATGGACATAGGAGTAATAAAGATAGGATGACCTTTGTATTTGATGTATTAATTGCCTGATAGAAGTTAGAACGTAAGCAATGATGTAAGTATCAGTGTTTGTATTCCCCTCCTTActcctataaaaggagggttctGCCAATTGTAAAAACCAAGCTAATGAAGTCAGTGTTTTTCTAATATATCATGTGTCTTGTatttactctatttcttttgatcctaacctactttgtgtttgtacccatttcgtgtctaCAAATTTATTATTGGAGTTTACTGTTGTACTATTGTAAAAAGTATTAATAGGTGTGATGTGTAACATATTAAATGTAACGGTCTTTTCAGAAAGGGTGAAAGTCTTGTGAATAGTAAAAACCAATAATATGTGTGTAGCATAGTAAAAATCAATGATATGGTTTGTTTAAACTTTTAGTATGGACGTATGAGTATTAAAGAGAGGATGACCTTTGTACTTGATGTATTAATTACCAAATAGAAGTTAGAACGTAAGCAATGATGTAAGTATCAGTGTCTGTATtcccctccttacgcctatcAAAGGAGGGTTCTGCCAATTGTAAAAACCAAGCTAATGAAGTCAGTGTTTTTCTAATATCTCATGTGTCTTGTATTTACTCTCTTtcttttgatcctaacctactttgtgtttgtacccacttcgtgtctgcaaATCTCCAGATGGCATATGGAAACCAAgtattttcagcagctttttacCACAAGGATGCTGAACTGAAGcatttaaaaaatcagcttcattcattcaagctcagcagtattctcagcaaaaaagcctatttgacatgttcacatcttcttcttaacaaagtttgtttgggtatcgtcaaatgtctcaacccttacctataaaccCTACCTTAGAATTTAGTGAGTCAAGCTCCATCTTTTGGAAGCTCATGAACTTTCCTTCCttcaccaaaaagaccatctccaccaaaacttccttttccaaagccccagataaagcCTATCCAACCTCGAACATttccgtctccaccatctacctCTACTTCTACctctactccaactacctccaCTCCTTCTAAACCAGCcgatccaaattcaaagtcacctcagttaatggttcagtCAACTTCTagcccttccaaaaatccaattttcactctcctacataccttagccactatgcATATCTATGTGCCTGCACCCAAGCAATGTTATCAAAGCTCAAACAAATTTCCTTTCCCTAAACCATGACCTCCATGCTCACCATTGTAGTTTCGTATTGGTCGACTTAACTTTATCTCAACATCATGCAAGTACCGTGAGCAAAATGTCAAGCATTGTTCTGTCAAATAACCTTCTGCAATGGAACCCTCTGGATGGCTCATATTACACATGTACTTCTTGAGTGTTAGCAAATACCTACGATTAACATAAATTTTTAATTAGTGTTGGAAGTTTATATCTATATTTTTGTCATAAATATGTCAACTAGTAGTCTAGTAGTATATACATACCTCTCAACGGGGTATATCCATCGATAATATACGGGTCCTGCGACACTTGCTTGTTCCGCTAAATGAATGGGTAAATGCTCCATTATATGAAAAAATGAAGGTGGAAAAATCTTTTTGAGACGGCAAAGAGTCAATGCAATTTACTTTTTAAGATCCTCAAAGTCATTTGGATCCATTACTTTGGAGCATAACCATCTATAAAAAGTGCTCAACTCAATTAAGGCTTCACAAACATGTCTAGGCAATGCCCTCCTCGCAGCCAATGGCAATAGTTGTTGCATAAGAATATGACAATCACGGCTCTTCAACCCTGAAATAGTTGTGTCTTTGAGGTTTACACGGCGTGAAATATTGAAGGAGTAGCCGTCAGGGACtttaacatttttcaacacTTTGCAAAATATATGTTTATGTTCTTTACTCTTTGTGAAAGAAGCAGGGGGTAGAAAGACTGTCCCACCAGGTCGTTTGTAGAGACCTGTATTTTTTaggccgtattttttttttcttttgcaatagTACGACTTGTCAAGATAGACGGTGTGGATTTACGGTGTGACGTGTTCGTGAAAGGATATAAGGATATGATTAggtgagaggtgcatgtgtgcgtttgtgaagtgagcatgggataatttttcccatcttttcctctcttttatttcCCAGGAGATATTCtctcctttattttctcctctctctcggccgacactctctctctctagctctcacCTCTCCTTCATCTTCTCTCCTCAATTTCACCTCCATGGAGTATGATTCCAAACAATTtccgagaattaaagttgttctacggaaCGAGGGCTatctatccatccaagaaaaattacgatcggATCACGTAGGAGTTTCGGTTTcgctcggatctttggggttttgctcaaaacccatgaggttgggatttcttactcttgttatgtgtttatacggtgtttatgtacctagatcgtatCTTGCTTCGTTGTTTAAGCTTGTTCCTTCCATTTCTGAAAATCAGCAGAACAGGGCCTGTGTTTTTGGGGTTTACGCATTCTTAAGctcagatttgaattttggttccttcgtatgaaatagagtagacttagagccggttctaatgccgctggaatcatacgaaaccgttgagaattgaattgatagtgatttttagaaaactggtctgcaatctgtctcgtgttctggatttcagcccacttcgaatggccataacttcctcgtccgatgtccgtttcatgcaaactttatatcgattcgaaggtcttgaagtcagctttcatttgccactagaatcgtcttaaaactcttagtacacagaaagttatgttcgtttgagtggaggtgtgtcaatctgtcatgctgcGCGACAGATTTGTGTAGCCTGggaaaacccctgtttaaccaccctttgagggcagatttgacaagggtttcttcgtgacttttaagcttcATTCAATCGCGCAGCTATTGGGAccggaatcactcaaaaatattaagaactcgatttatagtaatttttagaagattgaacgaaaatctgaaaatctgggcagggCATCGGGCtgcgttttctttttattgtttgttatggttaaatgatgctattggttatgggtccttgtgggttttaaagattagtaagttggtgataatttggcgttggaatcattaaaaaatattgagtatgcaatttttaatgatgttgtataatcgttttaactcgataatgggtgtgagattgattatggatggattgtgcataatgaaggatgtttatggacctatgattcgagtgttacggctacgtgtgacatcgaactttgtatgtatcatggtgtggcatgtcatagcatatggacaatggatggagtcgtatccaacttcggatgtcgacgaaggttacggggcctaacaccgcccggaattcacgtcaatatggacggagcccggttcacctcattggtgggactttggcgagggttacggggcccaacaccgcccggaattcacgtcaatatggacggagcccggttcacctcattggtgggaccttggcgagggttacggggcccaacaccgcccggaattcacgtcaatatggacggagcccggttcaccttcttggtgggaccttggcgggggttacggggcccaacattgcccggtgcattgctttgcatcacatatcacgcattgttgattggttgagctagacttatgacctgtgttgcttgagaaatgaaaagagagataaagttgttaatctaatgtttggcttgtcgTTCGACTTTGAACCGTATCTTGGATTACTATTCTTCCTCACTGAGTCTCTTGTTCGGTACAAATCAAGAaaactagttcttgttgcatggagtggctaatacttgagaaatgaaagataaatcaattatgttaaaaaaaaaaaggaaatccaatgatATGTTTGTGTTGTTCTGCTGATAGATATACTCATTGTTATTATCGTCTTGGGGttcgttgtacatatataatgttgctCACCTACCCctgttggtgcatgatcatcacatattcgtATAGATCGAggcaaaatggagtaattgcgtaGCGATGGACAAGTGACGGTTGAGGATAAGTTGTGGTCTAATTAGGATAATTCGAGTTGGTTTATGCTTCTAGTTTGACGTATGAGCTGTTAGGAATACCTTTATGAAATTATGATCCCCTGGttgtagtatgctcgtttgTGATGGAAAACTCACGTTTCTTTGTGGTATCTCGTCGCATCACTCAGTCTAGGTGTatgattcatcacattttcatatagcttgcgtatagattttcctactgggctagtgtagctcaccctatcattttcaggtacgatTCAAGGAAGTTGACATGGAGTACATGTTGTGCACTTGTGACCAAACCTTTAAAAAGGTATTCAAGAAGGATTTCATAGCACAAGATCTGaaatagcattttttttggaaagatagtatttgtaaattgtaataatatttATCTAGGATATTGGTATTTTGATGATTTAGGGCCTTCGAGTTGGaatgtaatatttgaattttatttgagaacagtgaacaaaaagatcttttggggtattatttgtattacagcaaggactttatttattaaaagtgtttattatttatgttgaaaatcgagagcgtgacaTCGTTGTTGAGGATGGAGTGTCGTGCGTATACGCGTGACCTTTAGGTCTTGTCGAGCCTTTAGATTGTCCTTTGTTTTCCCCAAAATATTGAGTAGTGTCCCAAGTATATTATCCAAGACATTCTTCTTAGTATGCAACAGGTCAATATTGTGGCGAATCAAAATATCCACCCAATACTCTaagtcaaaaaatatacttCTCTTTTTCCAATTATGTTCTACTCCTTGTTCCATAATGTTGGCACTTATTCCATCATTAGCATGTACTCGTCTCTTTTTAGGCGCAGTTATCCCCCTTTCTTCACCCTTCCTAAAATTATTCTGAATGAATTGAACTTGTTTAAAAATATCAGCACCTGACAAGTGAAGTGGCCTTGGTCTAGTTTCAATAGTTCCATCAAAAGATATGGCATCTTTTCGAAAGTTATGTCCTTGATCCAAGAAGTGTTTATGGCCCATATAGCAATACTTCCTAAAGTTCTTCAACCATAGAGATTGGGTTTCCACATTGCAAGAAGGACAAGCTAGTGCTCCTTTTGTGCTCCAACCAGATAGAATCGCTAACGCTAGAAAATCATTTATAGTTCCCATCAATGTTGTCGCTTGCATACGAAACATTTGTTCGGTTGATGCATCAAAAGTAAGCACACCTTCAATCCACAACTCTTTTAACTCCTCAATCAAAGGCTGCAAGTAGACATCAATATCATTTCCAGGACCATGAGGACCATCAATGAGCAAAGCCAGAATGAAAACGGTTGTTTCATGCACAACCACGGAGGCAAGTTATACGGCATCAACACGACTGGCCACGTGCTATGAGTAATGCTCATTGTTCTAAATGGGTTAAAACCATCAGCTACTAATCCTAATCTCACATTTCGAATGTCTTTCACAAATTCAAGGTGTTTTTCATCAAATGTTTTCCAAGCAGGTGTATCAGCAGGGTGCCTCCATTTACCATCATTGGTCTATCCCTCTGCATGCCATCTCATATGTTTTGATGTTTCCTCTGACATGAAAAGCTTTTGAAGCACTGGTTTTAAAGGAAAATGCCTTACTTGTTTCGCAGGAATTTGTGTCAGTTTGGCTGTTCCATCATTTGAAAAGACATTAGATTCTTTATATCGTGATGTTCCACATTTTTTGTAGTTGCGCAGCCCCTTTCTATCTTTCCAAAACAACATACAATCCTTGGGACATGCATCAATTTTTTCGTAACTAAAGCCTAAAGCCTCATTAAACTTCTTTGCTTCAGCAAATGACCTGGGCAAGGTTTCACGAACTGGAAACGCTTTTCTCAATAACTCAACTAGCATATCATATGAGGTATCAATCCAAACACCAAGCACTTTTATGTGCAACAAATGAGTTGTAAAAGAGAGAGCTGTAAATGTCTTACAATTGGGGTACAACTCACGTTGTGCATCTTCAAGCAGCTTAAAAAATTTCTTAGTCTCCTTATCGGGCCCTAACCCCATACTTTCAAGTCCTTCATTGTCTCTAATCCCACCATCTTGCCTTAGAACTCCAAATGCATCATGCACCATACCAATCATATCATCttgaaaataagagctttgATTTGCATCCGATTCATTTCTACTATATGAAGCTAAAGACTTTCCCTGAATTGTCCATCTCGTATAGTTAGTATTGAATCCATTTATAATTAGATGTTCTTTCACGCCACTTCTTGTCCCAAATATAAGGTTCACACATTTCTTGCAAGGACAATATATCTTTGAATCTGGATGCTTTTTATCATAAGCAAATTCTATAAACTTTTCCAACCCTTGTATATAGGTAGGGTCTAGCCTATTCCTTATATGAATCCAGCTCTTATCCATAGGAGTTAACTTAAAAAAACCTAAAATTAATATCGTGTCATAGTGTTGGTTATAACTCACAATAAGAATGAAACATGCATGAGAGAGATAAGAATACATTTTTTTGCAGCACAGAAAACATATTAGTCTTATAAAAATTACATAGTAATCTCACATCTAACCCCCTATCCCTATATGGGCGCCGTTTCCTGGTGGGGAAGCTTTGGGTGGTGTGGTGGGTGTTTTCCACAATGTTATCCTGATTGAAGGGTTCTTCTCTCTTTACAACGGCTTATTGCCCACTATTATGAGTGTGACTCCTTTAGGTGTAGTTTTCTACAAGCCGGGTGTATGATATATTAAAATCAGCTTATCTGCATTCACCTAAGGGAAGGAAAAGGATTCAGTACATGAAGGAATAGGGCCAGGAACTGAGTGCTCTAGACTAGTTGGAGTTGGGACCCGTCAGAACCTTGCTACATGGGGCTATTTCTGGTGCTTGTGCTGAGGCTAGTACTTATCCATTTGAAGTTCTCCGGAGGCAGCTTCAATTACCAAGTAAAGCAAACAAATTAAGTGCATTGGCGACTTTTGTCAGGATAGTGGAGCGAGGAGGCATTCCAGCTCTCTATGCAGGACTGTGTCCTAATTGATTACAGGTATGTGGATGCACTGCTCTTGATTTCTAGTTATGTTGATGCACAACTAATTCTCTAATATCATGTTCCGTCATCCATTGTCAGAATGTTGTTCTATTGATGTACATGTTCTGCCGTAGTTAATGGTTCTAAGATTGCGTTTGGTCAGTCTTTGAGACCTTGTTACAGCCGCTAATAGTGCTAAGAGCCTAAGATAGTTAATAAGGCAGGCATGActgaataaattttgaaatttgacagTCAAGGAAATCCTCATGGAATGGATGTCTATTATGCATTTCTTACTCTCAATTCTATGAAGGATTCACTAAACTCTGCCCTCTTGACATTTCTTTTGTGCATTTATGTTGCATGGACTCTTCAAAATATGGGAAATACCATGGACATTCAACGCTCAGATTATATTATGAGATTGGTGTCAGGCATACTTATTTAGACATTAACCTAGAAAGGCTTTTTAGTAATAGAAGTCTATGATTATGCATGAAATGCTCCAAGGCATAGACAAGATTGGTACTATATTATAAAAAAGAGTATCGGACAAGTATCAGAGAGTGTCCGAGAGGTTTCAGTGTTCGACACTGACACGTGTCGAACATGGACACTTATCCTTCTTTAAGTGTCTGTGGTTCTTAGATTATGAATATTTTGACATGTCCCCATGTCCTTGAGATGCAAAGTAAATGAATCTAACTCACTGCACTTGTCTGAGTTCATGTAACAACTTTGTGGCCACTTCAACCAATTTCTCTTCATTTACGTAGGTATTTCACTATAGTACTACACTAACCATCTCCCAAGGGATGTTAAATAACTAAATTTTATACTGTGGTATTTCACTATGTTACCTAAAGATGGTATTTTTACTGTTAACTAGTACTTGACGAAGCCACTGCCTCTATCGATAACGCAATAGATTAtctaatccaaaaaataatgaGAACAGAATTTCCAGATTGCACTGTAATCACTGTGGGGCTCATAGAATACCCACTGTGATGGACTCCACTATGGTTCTTTCCATTAGTGATGGTAAGTGAGCCTTCATATTCTGATCATGTGAACAATGTTATCAAAAAGAGAGACGTCACATGAAGatttgtactctttttttttcgcTTATTTGTTTGAATTTACAGGACAAGTAGTAGAGTAAGATAGGCCGACGAAGCTCATAAGTAATGAAGACTCATAGAGAGAAGTAGAATATGAAGAGATGATGACAGAAATTGATTCACAGAGCAGAGTAAGGCTACATGATTCTGACCTTCCTTAGTCCACACTTGAAGAGGCTCTTACACTAAGCTGCCAGCCTGCCAATTTGTATCAAGTTAAGAAGTACGGCTGTGGATGCGGATGCGGACAcactatttttttccccttaaatcAAGGCACGTCAGACACAGAGGGACACGCCTAAAATACAGTACATAGATATTTTGGATTGATTTTAAGAATTCATATAAAAGCCGAATACATTATTTCTATcatcaggtttttttttttcttgatcggCCATTATTTCTATCAAGTTaagagaacaaaacacaaaCTTTATTAATTAACACTGAAGATAAAAATCTAAGGTGATTGTTTCACCTCTTGATGTGATCCCAACATGTCCATGACGTGCGCTAATTTGTCAACAATATCTCTGACTAAACAAAATTTatgggaaaaattaaaaacgaaatAATATATTCAGGTGTGTTCGACATCAGCATGGGGAGTATTGTGTTGTGTCCGTGTTTGACAAAAGACGGACACAGATATC is a window encoding:
- the LOC131317361 gene encoding uncharacterized protein LOC131317361; its protein translation is MDKSWIHIRNRLDPTYIQGLEKFIEFAYDKKHPDSKIYCPCKKCVNLIFGTRSGVKEHLIINGFNTNYTRWTIQGKSLASYSRNESDANQSSYFQDDMIGMVHDAFGVLRQDGGIRDNEGLESMGLGPDKETKKFFKLLEDAQRELYPNCKTFTALSFTTHLLHIKVLGVWIDTSYDMLVELLRKAFPVRETLPRSFAEAKKFNEALGFSYEKIDACPKDCMLFWKDRKGLRNYKKCGTSRYKESNVFSNDGTAKLTQIPAKQPLIEELKELWIEGVLTFDASTEQMFRMQATTLMGTINDFLALAILSGWSTKGALACPSCNVETQSLWLKNFRKYCYMGHKHFLDQGHNFRKDAISFDGTIETRPRPLHLSGRVKKGG